In one window of Stigmatopora argus isolate UIUO_Sarg chromosome 19, RoL_Sarg_1.0, whole genome shotgun sequence DNA:
- the rpl7l1 gene encoding 60S ribosomal protein L7-like 1, whose protein sequence is MPDKRSNMAESESNKVIKLVPEFLLKKRKKYQAIKATQAKLALLDKRKVSKGAPVKFKRLEEFLKDSRRKHQDETRIRRFMKRPSSVMLPPAKNKLALAIRVRVIKGVSPQVRNVIQTLRLRKIFSGAFVRISNNSLTMLKIVEPYVVWGYPNLKSVRELILKRGQAKVDKRAVALTDNNFIEEHMGEHGIICLEDLIHEVYSVGKAFQEANGFLMPFKLSVARHAAKDKAGLLKDLGEPGFRGTDINAIVRQLN, encoded by the exons ATGCCGGACAAACGTTCCAACATGGCTGAATCAGA GTCAAATAAGGTGATCAAGTTAGTTCCAGAGTTTCTcttgaagaagagaaaaaaataccagGCCATTAAAGCTACACAAGCGAAGCTTGCGCTGCTTGATAAGAGAAAG gTCTCCAAAGGTGCACCGGTAAAATTCAAGCGTTTGGAAGAATTTTTAAAGGACAGCCGCAGGAAACACCAGGATGAGACTCGGATACGCCGGTTTATGAAGAGGCCGTCGTCTGTGATGCTGCCTCCTGCAAAAAACAAATTAGCTTTAGCCATTCGCGTAAGAGT taTTAAAGGTGTCAGTCCCCAAGTGAGGAATGTCATCCAGACATTGAGGCTAAGAAAAATCTTTAGTGGAGCTTTTGTCCGGATCAGCAACAACTCCCTCACCATGTTAAAAATTGTTGAGCCTTACGTAGTTTGGGG ATATCCTAACTTGAAGTCTGTTCGTGAGCTCATTTTAAAAAGAGGACAGGCCAAAGTGGATAAAAGGGCTGTTGCTTTAACAGATAACAACTTCATTGAGGAACATATGG GTGAACATGGAATTATCTGTTTGGAGGACTTGATTCATGAAGTTTACTCTGTTGGCAAGGCCTTTCAGGAAGCCAACGGGTTCCTGATGCCTTTCAAACTTTCAGTAGCGCGTCATGCTGCCAAGGACAAGGCTGGACTGCTAAAGGACCTAGGCGAACCTGGATTTCGTGGCACAGACATTAATGCCATCGTCAGGCAACTGAACTGA